A single region of the Salmo salar chromosome ssa16, Ssal_v3.1, whole genome shotgun sequence genome encodes:
- the LOC106574588 gene encoding titin homolog gives MAPCIDSLPPLAFTNRRPIPTMLHPPSPMAIRAQDAQRFIVFSYFVPAECPVATDATADVSAGKREDLSTDTHLSSMLHRYLPHFFNDDSIPPQQTEGTTEVSVAPVAISNFKEEDSFYPFSLPPLAQRFIGNSFNVPETSQRAVSATECRVANVATAGTATVKRENRWEARILPSVQPPCLPPVFDDDFMPPEHTVEDAYEVSFATEATSGRATVDGVDRSAAKCPVPMLPPSLPGVFDIDNKLSGAAAEGTNKCPVASETTNDVSTHLKEDMAADQSPPDPAALPPSSPCICDSDHKLTKEEKEDATESSLATEITAGNSIVQGEDLDKSPAPRLPPSLSHNLDNVHKQPEETIEGATECSVAAEASVANREDPSAAPALHTVLPSSLQLVFDNDYKRPEEAVEGASKCPVASEAAASVSTVLQEEFLTDTSPPAPAALPLRLPCTYNIDHKQPEETVKNTTECSVDIEGCAVASTVKREELTGDKSPVHLLPPSLECIHDKDHKQPDQKGRGTTVELDICPHAHQLVSDANLTLATRNDELPTPLICVVTKTPVRVGASICRSEDEEPRPWTLEEAKDYCIGIEIESEERSVKEMSPKEGLKHEADCAHSKCSNGTVSSDRAVTILGRVGFLVMNHMQKIPFLKMKEKEKNKILNKKLKDDEKERKEMKDKEEEQKKREKKEMNEREKEQKKVMKAEKKREKLEQKKSEKESKEKEKAEKKRLEGLMKIHNAMMKDRIKKEKKCYEELKKREKAQAEFLEMERKIQVKEEKKREKMRKEERKRLEKKKKREPAGGGTERVIEVQGRDESLKMDE, from the exons ATGGCTCCCTGTATTGACTCCCTCCCACCACTGGCTTTCACCAATCGGAGGCCTATACCAACCATGTTGCATCCCCCCTCTCCAATGGCCATACGCGCTCAGGATGCACAGCGGTTCATTGTATTTTCCTACTTTGTCCCTGCTGAGTGCCCAGTTGCCACAGATGCCACTGCAGATGTATCTGCTGGTAAAAGAGAGGACTTATCGACAGATACACATCTTTCCTCAATGCTTCATCGATACCTGCCACACTTCTTTAACGATGACTCCATTCCACCACAGCAGACAGAGGGAACCACTGAGGTCTCAGTTGCTCCAGTGGCAATATCTAATTTCAAGGAAGAGGACAGTTTCTATCCTTTCTCCCTTCCACCACTGGCTCAGCGGTTCATTGGCAATTCATTCAATGTCCCGGAAACCTCCCAGCGTGCTGTTTCAGCCACGGAGTGCCGAGTTGCCAATGTGGCCACTGCAGGTACAGCCACTGTCAAGAGAGAGAACCGATGGGAAGCTAGAATTCTTCCTTCAGTGCAGCCTCCATGCCTGCCACCAGTCTTTGACGATGACTTCATGCCTCCAGAGCACACAGTAGAGGATGCCTATGAGGTCTCATTTGCTACAGAGGCCACTTCAGGCAGAGCTACTGTTGATGGAGTGGACAGATCAGCAGCTAAATGCCCTGTCCCAATGCTGCCTCCAAGTCTGCCAGGTGTCTTTGACATTGACAACAAACTGTCAGGGGCAGCAGCAGAGGGAACCAACAAGTGTCCAGTTGCCAGTGAAACAACCAATGATGTGTCCACTCACCTCAAAGAGGACATGGCAGCTGATCAAAGCCCTCCTGACCCTGCAGCACTGCCTCCAAGCTCACCATGTATCTGTGACTCTGACCACAAACTGACCAAGGAGGAAAAAGAGGATGCCACAGAGTCCTCCCTTGCCACAGAGATCACTGCAGGCAATTCCATTGTCCAGGGAGAGGACCTGGATAAAAGCCCTGCTCCAAGGCTGCCTCCAAGCTTGTCACACAATTTGGACAATGTCCATAAGCAGCCAGAGGAGACGATAGAGGGCGCCACTGAGTGCTCAGTCGCCGCAGAGGCATCAGTTGCTAATAGAGAGGATCCATCGGCAGCTCCAGCTCTTCACACAGTGCTGCCTTCAAGTCTGCAACTTGTCTTTGACAATGACTACAAACGGCCAGAGGAGGCAGTAGAGGGCGCCAGCAAGTGTCCAGTTGCCAGTGAAGCAGCCGCTTCTGTGTCTACTGTCCTCCAAGAGGAGTTTTTGACTGATACAAGTCCTCCTGCACCCGCAGCACTGCCTCTAAGGCTACCCTGCACCTACAACATTGACCACAAACAGCCAGAGGAGACCGTTAAGAACACCACAGAGTGCTCAGTTGACATAGAGGGATGTGCAGTTGCATCCACTGTCAAGAGAGAGGAACTGACAGGTGATAAAAGCCCTGTCCATTTACTTCCTCCAAGCCTGGAATGCATCCATGACAAGGACCACAAGCAGCCAGATCAGAAAGGGAGGGGCACTACTGTGGAGTTGGATATCTGCCCTCACGCTCACCAGCTGGTCTCAGATGCTAACTTAACTCTGGCAACCCGCAATGATGAGCTGCCCACCCCTCTGATCTGCGTGGTCACTAAGACGCCTGTTAGAGTGGGAGCCTCCATATGCAGGTCAGAGGATGAGGAACCCAGGCCCTGGACCCTGGAAGAGGCAAAG GATTATTGCATTGGCATTGAAATTGAGAGTGAAGAGAGGAGCGTCAAGGAGATGAGCCCGAAGGAGGGATTGAAGCATGAGGCAGACTGTGCCCATTCCAAGTGCTCCAATGGGACGGTTTCATCAGATAGAGCAGTGACCATCCTGGGAAGAGTGGGCTTTCTGGTCATGAACCACATGCAGAAAATCCCATTTTTGAAGATGAAGGAAAAAGAGAAAAATAAGATACTAAATAAGAAGTTGAAAGAtgacgagaaagagagaaaggagatgaaAGACAAGGAGGAGGAgcaaaaaaagagggagaagaaagagatgaatgagagagagaaagagcagaagaAAGTCATGAAGgctgagaaaaagagggagaagttaGAACAGAAAAAGAGTGAGAAGGAAAGCAAAGAGAAGGAAAAGGCAGAGAAAAAGAGGTTAGAGGGGCTGATGAAGATACATAATGCCATGATGAAAGACAGAATTAAGAAAGAGAAGAAGTGTTATGAGGagctgaaaaagagagagaaagctcaAGCTGAGTTCCTGGAGATGGAGCGAAAGATTCAAgtaaaagaggagaagaagagagaaaagatgaggaaagaggagaggaagagactggagaagaagaaaaagagggaGCCAGCTGGAGGTGGAACTGAGAGGGTGATAGAAGTGCAGGGAAGGGATGAAAGCTTGAAGATGGATGAGTAG